A single window of Puniceicoccus vermicola DNA harbors:
- a CDS encoding IS256 family transposase, translated as RVSPSTVSNLNQKIYERIEEWRQRPLRNRYVYTYLDGLWLKRAWGGEVENVSILVAIGVNEMGFREVLGVSEGMSEDKESWRNLLRNLYGRGLRRIDLAISDKAAGLIEALPEFYPQAKWQRCVFHFHKNILHKVPKQKREEVIPMLKAIHAQEDAQSAREKAISVAAKLEDLKLGPAASILLQGIDESLTYYRFPREHHRSIRTNNMLERIMKEIRRRTRVVGSFPDGKSALMLACARLRYIATKSWSDTRKYMDMTKLEEIELQQTA; from the coding sequence CGGGTAAGTCCCTCGACGGTCAGTAACCTCAACCAGAAGATTTACGAGCGTATTGAGGAGTGGCGGCAGAGGCCGCTCAGGAATCGCTACGTGTATACCTACCTGGACGGCCTTTGGCTCAAGCGGGCTTGGGGAGGCGAGGTCGAGAACGTCAGTATCCTCGTGGCCATCGGAGTGAACGAGATGGGATTCCGCGAGGTGCTCGGAGTGAGCGAGGGCATGAGCGAAGACAAGGAGAGCTGGAGGAACCTGCTTCGCAACCTATACGGGCGGGGACTGCGCCGGATCGATCTGGCGATCTCCGATAAGGCAGCCGGGTTGATCGAGGCCTTACCGGAGTTTTATCCGCAAGCCAAATGGCAACGATGTGTCTTCCACTTCCATAAAAACATCCTACACAAAGTGCCCAAACAAAAGCGCGAGGAGGTGATCCCTATGCTCAAGGCAATCCATGCCCAGGAAGATGCCCAAAGTGCCCGCGAAAAAGCAATCTCCGTGGCCGCCAAGCTCGAAGACTTGAAGCTCGGTCCTGCAGCCAGCATCCTGCTTCAGGGAATCGACGAATCGCTCACCTACTACCGTTTCCCCAGAGAGCACCACCGCAGCATCCGCACCAACAATATGCTCGAAAGGATCATGAAGGAGATACGTCGCAGAACCCGAGTGGTCGGAAGCTTCCCGGATGGGAAAAGCGCTCTCATGCTCGCCTGTGCCAGACTTAGATACATCGCCACCAAATCGTGGTCCGATACCCGAAAATATATGGATATGACCAAGCTTGAGGAAATCGAACTTCAACAAACTGCCTGA